A window of Massilia sp. NR 4-1 genomic DNA:
CGACTGCCCGGCCGGGCAGGTTGCCCAGCGCCTGGTGCAGGCCGGCTACAGCGACGCCGCCGGCCTCGACGCGCTGGCCGCGCAATGCGTGGCCGTCACCACCGAGTTTGAAAACGTGCCGGCCGACAGCCTGTCGCGCCTGGCGCAGCAGGTGTTTGTCGCACCGGACGCCCATGGCGTGTCGGTGGCCCAGGACCGCATCGCGGAAAAACGCTTCTTCGTCGGCTGCGCCGCGAAGTCGGGCGTGATGCCGGCGCCGCACAAGGTCATCTCGTCCGAGACGGATATCGCCAGCGTCGGCGACGAGCTGCTGCCGGGCATCCTGAAAACCGTGCGCATGGGGTATGACGGCAAGGGCCAGGTGCGTGTGCGCAGCCGCGAGGAATTGCACGCCGCCTTCCACTCCATGGGCCAGGTCACCTGCCTGCTGGAGAAGATGCTGCCGCTGGCCTATGAAGTGTCGGTGCTGACCGTGCGCGGCGCCGACGGCCAGTCCGTGGTCTACCCGATCGCCGAAAACGTGCACCGCGACGGCATCCTGTTCACCACCACCGTGCCGGGGCCGAATATCACGGCCGAGTGCGCGGCGAAGGCGCAGGAAGCGGCGCGCGCCATCGTGGCCGAACTGGGTTATGTCGGCGTGCTGTGCATCGAATTCTTCGTGCTGACCGACGGCAGCCTGGTGGTCAACGAGATGGCGCCGCGTCCGCACAACAGC
This region includes:
- a CDS encoding 5-(carboxyamino)imidazole ribonucleotide synthase; protein product: MSNPKSSSPLAANPPSWLGVMGGGQLGRMFAQAAQSMGYQVAVLEPARDCPAGQVAQRLVQAGYSDAAGLDALAAQCVAVTTEFENVPADSLSRLAQQVFVAPDAHGVSVAQDRIAEKRFFVGCAAKSGVMPAPHKVISSETDIASVGDELLPGILKTVRMGYDGKGQVRVRSREELHAAFHSMGQVTCLLEKMLPLAYEVSVLTVRGADGQSVVYPIAENVHRDGILFTTTVPGPNITAECAAKAQEAARAIVAELGYVGVLCIEFFVLTDGSLVVNEMAPRPHNSGHYTIDACVTSQFAQQVRAMARLPLGEVRQHSPAVMLNILGDIWFEGESDTVREPAWDRILGLPGACLHLYGKDDPRRGRKMGHLTFIAATLEEAQRQLQAACLILGIAP